In one window of Leptospira sp. GIMC2001 DNA:
- a CDS encoding sulfite exporter TauE/SafE family protein, giving the protein MYLDILEIILPILVGISLGMIGGGGTVLAVPILIYIYGINSKSAIGMSLGIVCFVSFVGSYFHWKQKNIRLELAAYFTPFAMLGAYIGAKIASLPFITSSLQMILFGSTVLISSLFMIFKKSDPESEPETNTNKDSTSITEENLNNKNKFIIMGIQGVLVGILTGLVGVGGGFLIVPALVFFGRLPIREAIGTSLVVIFFNSMSGFLGYINKVNIDYMVILYFGGLSVIGVIFGVHYGQKLPKQNLQKIFGLFLFVLGLWILWGQTADNLN; this is encoded by the coding sequence ATGTATCTAGATATTTTGGAAATCATCTTACCAATACTTGTTGGAATAAGTCTAGGGATGATTGGTGGAGGTGGAACGGTTCTTGCTGTTCCGATCCTAATTTATATCTATGGAATCAATTCTAAATCTGCGATTGGTATGAGTTTGGGAATTGTATGTTTTGTGAGCTTTGTCGGATCCTATTTTCATTGGAAGCAGAAGAATATTCGGCTTGAACTCGCAGCATATTTTACACCTTTTGCTATGTTAGGTGCATACATCGGGGCAAAAATTGCTAGTTTACCATTTATCACTTCTAGTCTGCAGATGATTCTATTTGGATCAACAGTACTGATATCCAGCCTGTTTATGATATTCAAAAAATCTGATCCTGAATCTGAGCCAGAAACAAATACAAACAAAGATTCGACTTCAATCACAGAAGAGAATTTGAACAATAAAAATAAATTCATCATCATGGGAATCCAAGGAGTTCTTGTTGGAATTCTCACCGGCTTGGTTGGTGTGGGTGGTGGATTTTTGATTGTTCCCGCTTTGGTATTTTTCGGTAGGCTTCCTATTCGAGAAGCAATCGGCACAAGTCTGGTTGTGATATTTTTTAATTCAATGAGTGGATTCCTCGGTTACATAAACAAAGTTAATATCGATTATATGGTCATTTTGTACTTTGGTGGATTGTCAGTCATTGGTGTGATCTTCGGTGTCCACTATGGACAGAAACTCCCCAAACAAAATTTGCAGAAAATATTTGGATTATTTCTATTTGTCTTAGGATTGTGGATTCTCTGGGGACAGACTGCAGATAATTTGAACTAA
- a CDS encoding ankyrin repeat domain-containing protein, translating to MKKYYNFCKFFYIGLCILSTSLASQDVLPPIEITKEQLLITAIQKSQLAQVNKLLKEGVDPNALDENGNPAIFIAIQKNSKPIAQALLKANADINRIDSDGNSILHKLTDKNFTDIMKAVIDQGFNINQKNKYGETSLLFAVRNNKKQSFDFLIKMEADINLPDSMEYTPILAAVENKNFAMVKALIEKKAIVSKPMGSDAKFPTAVAYQLRRLDILKLLLTHEPLGDAKTSEGVDLIVDSVERNRKAEMELFLQAGADPNSIASNGNPIIVIAIAKGYSTLIKPLLNAKVSIETKDVEGKKLILIAHEAYIKQMNASRQNILFEILDAGADANTKTSLDKSLLQEYIERGVDTVSKKLIAKGANLQILDNHKNALIHLAVFSGKESTLNLVLSNNTNPNMIGDRGYTPLHYAVEKSFPSIVSSLLKSNANPNIKNEKGETPLTLAIRSQNITTSKILLQAGADQKSLNEYGNPMLLEACSIDAFKTTNNTYQLLDLLIQNGADLNAKNQYGNNCLFYSINRKNIGLLEYLLKKGVDINTTDSLGNNAIHKSALSAVYDRLKNETLTNLLTKLLENGANPNQQNKQGRTALHEVVQPGPNRDTIAALQATEILLDFSADPNIRDNNNKSPQDLAESNPSEEFKDVVDASLFATKAIRKIPVSGLIDFSINRQSEIIAIAKNEQGKFLRTMTSRGMERESISIEDGDKIVSISENQTYTAGVQLGTINGNIDKKCKPNENYIVNLRKIDSEKQSPIIFTIGKIGSCAKTSVIDIAIHPSDSSILLGVLFNGKDRVLYRIGSEGELIYELRTTGLWNKIDFRSDGTAILIGDRILEIADVGKISKTLFPKKIAGLKSFNLTESGESFYAIARKIGNYQSVIVEKYKKNNSLEWRRNFSSQSWEDVTDSSIDEDGNFLLLGRTRGNLHGNVKTGEEDFFFLKLNPDGKRIFTRSFRTESKNRSIHQLITNKQSYFHIDGLDELILINGSGE from the coding sequence ATGAAAAAATATTATAATTTTTGCAAGTTTTTTTATATAGGACTTTGTATACTTTCGACTAGCTTAGCTAGTCAAGATGTCCTTCCTCCAATCGAAATAACAAAAGAACAACTCTTGATAACAGCGATTCAGAAATCTCAACTCGCTCAAGTGAACAAGCTTCTAAAGGAAGGTGTTGACCCAAATGCATTAGATGAAAACGGTAACCCTGCAATATTTATAGCAATTCAAAAGAATTCCAAACCGATTGCTCAAGCTTTACTAAAAGCGAATGCCGATATCAATCGCATAGATTCAGATGGGAATTCAATTCTCCACAAACTAACAGATAAAAATTTCACAGATATTATGAAGGCAGTGATTGATCAGGGATTCAATATCAATCAAAAAAATAAGTATGGTGAGACATCGCTGCTTTTTGCAGTTCGCAATAATAAGAAGCAATCATTTGATTTTCTAATAAAAATGGAAGCGGATATAAATTTACCTGATTCTATGGAGTATACGCCAATTCTTGCGGCTGTAGAAAATAAGAATTTTGCAATGGTAAAAGCCCTCATTGAAAAGAAGGCAATTGTTTCCAAGCCTATGGGCTCAGATGCAAAATTTCCAACTGCGGTTGCCTATCAACTACGACGTCTGGATATTCTAAAACTTTTACTTACCCATGAACCTCTAGGTGATGCAAAAACTTCTGAAGGAGTTGACTTAATTGTAGATAGTGTTGAACGAAACAGAAAAGCAGAAATGGAACTATTTTTGCAAGCAGGTGCAGATCCCAACTCAATTGCTTCGAATGGAAACCCGATCATTGTTATTGCTATTGCAAAAGGTTACTCAACTCTCATTAAACCACTGTTAAATGCAAAAGTAAGTATCGAAACAAAGGATGTTGAGGGGAAAAAACTTATACTTATCGCTCATGAGGCCTATATCAAACAAATGAATGCATCGAGGCAGAACATTCTGTTCGAAATTTTGGATGCAGGCGCTGATGCGAATACCAAAACTTCCTTAGATAAGAGTCTTTTGCAAGAATATATTGAAAGAGGTGTGGATACTGTATCCAAAAAGCTCATCGCAAAAGGCGCAAATTTGCAAATTCTTGACAATCATAAAAACGCTTTGATTCATCTTGCAGTTTTTTCTGGAAAAGAGTCCACTCTCAATTTAGTTTTGAGTAATAATACAAATCCTAATATGATTGGAGATCGCGGCTATACTCCTTTGCATTATGCGGTAGAGAAATCTTTTCCCTCAATTGTAAGTTCTTTATTGAAAAGTAACGCCAATCCAAATATAAAGAATGAGAAAGGTGAGACTCCTCTTACGCTTGCGATCCGAAGTCAAAATATCACTACATCAAAAATCCTGTTACAAGCTGGCGCAGATCAGAAATCACTCAATGAATATGGAAACCCAATGTTGTTGGAAGCATGCAGTATAGATGCGTTTAAAACTACCAATAATACTTATCAATTGCTGGATCTATTGATCCAGAACGGTGCCGATCTCAATGCAAAAAATCAGTATGGTAATAATTGTTTATTCTATTCTATCAATCGAAAGAATATTGGATTATTAGAATATTTGCTTAAGAAAGGTGTAGATATCAATACAACCGATAGTCTTGGTAACAATGCTATTCACAAATCAGCCTTGAGTGCAGTTTACGATCGATTGAAAAATGAAACACTCACGAACTTATTGACTAAGTTACTAGAAAACGGTGCCAATCCAAACCAGCAAAATAAACAAGGACGAACAGCCCTTCATGAAGTTGTTCAACCAGGCCCGAATCGCGATACGATTGCTGCTTTACAAGCAACAGAAATACTTCTTGATTTTAGTGCAGATCCAAATATTCGAGATAACAACAATAAGTCGCCGCAGGATTTGGCAGAATCAAATCCGTCGGAAGAATTCAAAGATGTCGTAGATGCGAGTCTTTTTGCTACTAAAGCGATTCGCAAGATTCCAGTATCAGGTTTAATTGATTTTTCCATCAATCGACAAAGTGAAATAATTGCGATTGCAAAGAATGAGCAAGGCAAATTTTTACGAACAATGACTTCTCGCGGAATGGAAAGAGAGAGTATATCGATCGAAGACGGAGACAAGATCGTATCGATTTCTGAGAATCAAACCTATACAGCAGGAGTTCAGCTAGGTACAATCAATGGCAACATAGACAAAAAATGTAAACCTAACGAAAATTACATTGTTAACTTACGTAAAATTGATTCAGAAAAACAATCCCCTATAATTTTTACTATCGGTAAAATCGGCTCATGCGCTAAGACTTCAGTAATCGATATTGCAATTCATCCTTCAGATTCATCTATTCTCCTGGGTGTATTGTTTAATGGTAAAGATCGAGTTCTATATCGAATTGGCTCAGAAGGTGAATTGATATATGAACTGCGAACAACTGGCTTATGGAACAAGATCGATTTTCGTTCTGATGGAACAGCTATTCTCATTGGAGATAGAATATTAGAAATTGCAGATGTTGGTAAAATTTCCAAAACACTATTTCCCAAAAAAATTGCAGGTTTAAAATCTTTTAATTTAACAGAATCTGGAGAAAGTTTTTATGCGATAGCGAGAAAAATTGGCAACTACCAGTCTGTTATTGTAGAGAAATACAAAAAGAATAACAGTTTGGAATGGCGACGCAATTTTTCTTCTCAGTCCTGGGAGGATGTTACTGATTCCTCGATTGATGAAGATGGAAATTTTTTATTGCTTGGACGAACACGTGGCAACCTTCATGGAAATGTAAAAACCGGCGAAGAAGACTTTTTCTTTCTTAAATTGAATCCTGATGGCAAAAGAATCTTTACACGATCTTTCAGAACAGAATCTAAAAATCGTTCAATTCACCAACTGATCACCAATAAACAATCCTATTTTCACATAGATGGTTTGGATGAGTTAATTCTAATCAATGGATCAGGGGAATAA
- a CDS encoding enoyl-CoA hydratase/isomerase family protein produces the protein MPNSTKLEIIQHNQGRLIEVKMNFNSKNTYDLEGLQLILDTLHKIKSMESIRAMILSSNQESYFSNGLEPTLFLDATHKEVHQAVSLLMDASQAFYFFPYPTLSLIQGHCMAAGAVFAIFSDYRFMVDKAARIGFPEVAIGLNFPSFPAKVLSHIVGHNHARDLLYSGKLWKADQALASGLIDEIYSKDTIRTKALEFSTKLSNLPLGSARGIKKSLLDFHRHGIEQLIEWDTNALVETILSRDGQEGFRSILESRKPQF, from the coding sequence ATGCCAAACTCAACAAAACTCGAAATCATCCAACACAACCAAGGTAGACTTATAGAAGTTAAAATGAATTTCAATTCAAAGAACACCTATGATCTAGAAGGACTGCAACTGATTCTGGATACTTTACATAAAATAAAATCCATGGAATCTATCAGAGCGATGATCCTCTCAAGCAATCAAGAGTCCTATTTCTCTAACGGATTGGAACCTACATTATTTTTGGATGCAACTCATAAAGAGGTTCATCAAGCTGTGAGTTTGCTTATGGATGCGTCTCAGGCTTTTTACTTTTTTCCTTATCCTACATTGTCTTTGATCCAAGGTCATTGTATGGCAGCCGGAGCTGTCTTTGCGATTTTTTCTGACTATCGTTTTATGGTGGATAAGGCTGCACGGATCGGATTTCCTGAAGTTGCTATAGGTTTAAATTTTCCTTCTTTTCCCGCAAAAGTTCTGAGTCATATTGTGGGACATAATCATGCGCGAGATCTTCTCTATTCGGGTAAGCTATGGAAAGCGGATCAAGCTTTAGCCAGTGGACTCATTGATGAGATTTACTCCAAAGATACAATTCGTACAAAAGCTTTGGAATTTTCTACAAAGCTTTCCAATTTGCCGTTGGGTTCAGCTAGAGGAATCAAGAAAAGTCTTCTGGATTTTCACCGACATGGAATCGAACAGCTCATTGAATGGGATACCAATGCTTTGGTTGAGACCATTCTCTCTCGTGATGGCCAAGAAGGATTTAGATCTATCCTGGAAAGTCGTAAGCCTCAATTTTAA
- a CDS encoding peptidoglycan DD-metalloendopeptidase family protein, which yields MTSSLSLGAAMRIYYIAIFLLISSSIAAQGLAKQSFYINKNYTLKGKAYSSDKSEIAPVYVGDAVELLLLEENLMEPGNDWARIRVAEEKEGYIPISYLQKEKPPEQLIKKRDIILYEPQTYFVTASSLVIRSGPGQSFDPITSLPRNSEVSVTRFSDNDDYVDGLAAKWAYVKTQGYSEGWVFSGYLAFQKSSVDTAPENWEHIMSGNTKYVRPPILHIRDEPGKLGTIIGTVNQGKSIKILDRMAWQETITGLRSVWVRIESDGTEGFVFGGFLASKNGLYLGGDHIDKPFIFPIDPNRARRTSPYGYRIHPVLGVKRLHTGLDLGSTTGTPIYAAGDGVVEFQQNHEKEGYGRLTVIRHENGLVTYYAHQDIMHVKRGDKVRAGDTIGEVGNTGLSTGPHLHFEVRAGLNKECFDPDHYMISP from the coding sequence TTGACATCTTCATTGAGTCTTGGAGCAGCCATGCGTATATACTACATTGCCATATTTCTACTGATCAGCTCTTCGATAGCAGCACAAGGATTAGCAAAACAATCATTTTACATTAACAAAAATTATACTTTAAAAGGAAAAGCATACTCTTCTGATAAATCGGAGATTGCTCCTGTTTATGTGGGAGATGCGGTCGAGCTCTTGCTACTTGAAGAAAATCTAATGGAGCCAGGCAATGATTGGGCACGGATTCGAGTTGCAGAAGAGAAAGAAGGATATATACCCATATCCTATCTTCAGAAAGAAAAACCACCGGAGCAATTGATCAAGAAAAGAGACATCATTCTCTATGAGCCTCAAACCTATTTTGTTACTGCATCAAGTCTAGTCATCCGATCAGGACCTGGTCAATCTTTTGATCCGATCACTTCTCTTCCTAGAAATTCGGAGGTTTCTGTAACCAGATTTAGTGATAACGATGATTATGTGGATGGACTTGCGGCGAAATGGGCTTATGTAAAAACTCAAGGCTATTCTGAAGGTTGGGTGTTCTCGGGCTATCTTGCTTTTCAGAAATCATCTGTGGATACAGCACCAGAAAATTGGGAGCATATAATGTCGGGCAACACAAAGTATGTTAGACCTCCCATATTGCATATCCGTGATGAACCAGGCAAACTCGGAACGATCATCGGGACAGTTAACCAAGGCAAGTCGATAAAAATACTAGATCGAATGGCATGGCAAGAAACGATAACTGGTTTGCGATCTGTCTGGGTCAGAATAGAATCGGATGGCACAGAAGGTTTTGTATTTGGTGGATTTCTTGCGTCTAAGAACGGTTTGTATCTTGGTGGAGATCATATTGATAAACCATTCATTTTCCCTATCGATCCCAATCGAGCAAGAAGAACCAGTCCTTATGGATATAGAATTCATCCTGTCCTTGGTGTAAAGAGACTGCATACAGGACTTGATCTAGGATCAACAACGGGAACTCCAATCTATGCCGCAGGAGATGGAGTTGTGGAATTCCAACAAAATCATGAAAAAGAAGGATACGGTCGATTAACAGTAATTAGACACGAAAACGGATTAGTGACTTATTATGCTCATCAAGACATCATGCATGTGAAGCGAGGTGATAAAGTCCGAGCAGGCGACACTATAGGGGAAGTTGGTAACACTGGCCTGTCAACTGGGCCTCATCTCCATTTCGAAGTTAGAGCTGGTCTAAATAAAGAATGTTTTGATCCAGACCATTATATGATCTCACCGTGA
- a CDS encoding MBL fold metallo-hydrolase encodes MIIHHFFDKITSTLTYILWDEESKEGIVIDPVLDYIQVGSIVHTSSLEVLTDFIRDNSIELKFILETHAHADHISAAPFLKKIHSKARIGIGSNITQVQEVFRNIFQVPELVCDGSQFDFLLRDGDEIQIGKSKLRAIHTPGHTPACMSYYIDDKIFVGDAIFLHDYGTGRCDFPLGSASTLYRSIQEKIYTLPDSTEIYVGHDYQPNGREMKFKTTVGESKKLNIQLSSNRSEIDFVEFRKTRDSGLAAPKLLYESVYCNINGGGLPHYDKNSKPYFKIPVNLRDDRGYLSEKN; translated from the coding sequence ATGATTATTCATCATTTTTTTGACAAAATTACTTCCACGCTAACTTACATACTATGGGATGAAGAATCCAAAGAAGGTATTGTAATTGATCCAGTTCTGGACTATATTCAAGTTGGCTCGATTGTTCATACCTCATCATTGGAAGTACTGACAGATTTCATTCGTGATAATTCAATAGAGCTTAAGTTTATTTTGGAAACACATGCGCATGCAGACCATATCAGTGCTGCTCCTTTTTTGAAGAAAATACATTCCAAAGCTCGAATTGGAATCGGATCCAATATCACTCAAGTACAAGAAGTTTTCCGAAATATATTTCAGGTTCCCGAGTTGGTCTGTGATGGAAGTCAATTTGATTTTCTTTTAAGGGATGGTGACGAGATTCAAATTGGGAAATCTAAATTGCGTGCAATTCATACACCTGGACATACCCCAGCTTGCATGAGTTATTATATCGATGATAAAATATTTGTGGGGGATGCGATATTTCTTCATGACTATGGAACAGGAAGATGTGACTTTCCACTAGGCAGCGCATCAACTCTCTATCGCTCTATTCAGGAAAAAATTTACACACTTCCAGACTCCACTGAGATATATGTGGGACATGATTATCAGCCGAATGGACGAGAAATGAAATTCAAGACAACTGTTGGTGAATCTAAAAAATTGAATATCCAATTGTCATCGAACAGAAGTGAAATTGATTTTGTTGAGTTTAGAAAAACTAGGGATTCTGGACTTGCCGCTCCGAAGCTACTTTATGAATCAGTTTATTGCAATATAAATGGCGGAGGACTTCCGCATTATGATAAGAATTCCAAACCATATTTCAAGATTCCTGTCAATTTGAGAGACGATCGTGGATATCTATCGGAGAAAAATTAA
- a CDS encoding methylmalonyl-CoA mutase family protein, with protein METTPYQPSHKVRFVTAASLFDGHDASINIMRRILQQSGVEVIHLGHNRSVAEIVDCAIQEDVQGIAVTSYQGGHVEYFKYMYDLLHKKGAGHIKIFGGGGGTILPKEIEELMLYGVEKIYSPDDGRSLGLQGMINDLVKKTDFIPPLSFNGDLQSQVKNRNPLAIAQAITIVEATFEEAKNKTNPSEFKTNLSAKLDFPASNKKVPVLGITGTGGAGKSSLTDELLRRLLEDFPDKYFAILSVDPSKRKTGGALLGDRIRMNSSFHERVFMRSFATREANVALNKNIKPTIDILKAAEFDLIIVETAGIGQSDSEITEVSDLSLYVMTPEYGAATQLEKIDMIDYADMVALNKFDKRGALDALRDVRKQYQRSRQLFTQDVDTMPVYGTIASQFNDPGMNTLYTNLTNKIFDKMKITWDRNLKLDSGNSEKIHIIPPGRTRYLSEIHDEINRYGDLTEVESTNAEKAWRIKGAIDALADNNLPSAEGSIADLNKLFDDVWKSLQPSTRTIIETWDKKLENYKAEEFVFKVREKEIRIPNITTSLSGLKIPKISVPKFRNWGEIVRWCMVENFPGEFPYTAGVYPFKRTGEDPTRMFAGEGGPERTNRRFHYLNAGMPAARLSTAFDSVTLYGEDPDTRPDIYGKIGNSGVSIATLDDAKKLYSGFDLCDPATSVSMTINGPAPMLLAFFLNAAIDQQCEKFIHANGMLDDIVRKKQEIFSIRGVDLPQYSGLLPEGNNGLGLLLLGITGDMVLPRETYEKIKSHTLNTVRGTVQADILKEDQAQNTCIFSTEFALRMMGDIQEYFITEKVRNFYSVSISGYHIAEAGANPITQVAFTLANGFTFVEYYLSRGLNINDFAPNLSFFFSNGIDPEYSVIGRVARRIWAKAMLYKYRANDRSQMLKYHIQTSGRSLHAQEIAFNDIRTTLQALYAIYDNCNSLHTNAYDEAITTPTEESVRRAVAIQLIINKELGLAKNENSLQGSYIIEELTDLVEKAILTEFDRISERGGVLGAMEMMYQRNKIQEESLHYEHLKHTGEFPIIGVNTYLSNEGSPTVIPTEVIRSTNEEKDHQIKNLNDFKKAHSKEAMIALKELMEQARTNKNIFSTLMEAGKYATLGEISSCLYHVGGQYRRNM; from the coding sequence ATGGAAACGACTCCTTATCAGCCGAGCCACAAAGTACGATTTGTAACTGCAGCATCTCTTTTTGATGGCCACGATGCATCAATTAATATCATGCGAAGAATCCTCCAACAAAGTGGAGTCGAAGTCATACATTTGGGTCACAATCGATCTGTTGCAGAAATCGTGGATTGCGCTATTCAAGAAGACGTTCAGGGAATCGCAGTTACAAGTTATCAAGGAGGGCACGTAGAATACTTTAAGTATATGTATGACCTTCTACATAAAAAAGGCGCAGGACATATTAAAATTTTTGGAGGTGGTGGCGGAACCATCTTACCAAAAGAAATCGAAGAACTCATGTTATATGGAGTGGAAAAAATCTACTCCCCAGATGATGGAAGATCATTAGGACTTCAAGGCATGATCAATGATTTGGTGAAGAAAACTGATTTCATTCCTCCACTGAGTTTTAATGGCGATTTACAATCCCAAGTGAAGAATCGAAACCCTTTAGCAATTGCTCAAGCTATAACGATTGTTGAAGCAACATTTGAAGAAGCCAAGAATAAAACAAACCCATCAGAATTCAAAACAAATCTATCTGCTAAATTAGATTTCCCAGCTTCAAATAAAAAAGTTCCAGTGCTAGGTATAACTGGTACGGGAGGCGCAGGCAAATCATCGTTAACAGATGAACTTCTTAGAAGATTATTGGAAGATTTTCCAGATAAATATTTTGCTATCCTCTCAGTCGATCCAAGCAAAAGAAAAACAGGAGGAGCTTTATTAGGTGATAGAATTCGAATGAATTCGAGTTTTCATGAACGAGTGTTTATGAGATCTTTTGCTACTCGCGAAGCGAATGTCGCTCTCAATAAAAATATTAAGCCAACGATCGACATTTTAAAAGCTGCTGAATTCGATCTTATTATTGTTGAGACAGCAGGTATAGGTCAGAGTGACTCCGAAATCACAGAAGTATCTGATCTCTCTCTCTATGTTATGACACCTGAATATGGTGCCGCAACTCAATTAGAAAAAATCGATATGATCGATTATGCAGATATGGTTGCATTGAATAAATTCGACAAACGTGGAGCACTGGATGCCCTTCGCGATGTTCGAAAGCAATATCAACGATCTAGGCAGTTGTTTACACAAGATGTTGATACCATGCCAGTATACGGAACCATTGCATCTCAATTCAATGATCCAGGCATGAACACTTTGTACACCAATTTAACGAATAAAATTTTTGACAAAATGAAAATTACTTGGGATAGAAATCTCAAACTGGATTCCGGAAATAGCGAGAAAATCCATATAATTCCACCCGGTCGAACTAGATACCTTTCCGAAATACACGATGAAATCAACAGGTATGGTGATCTGACAGAAGTAGAGTCAACAAATGCCGAGAAAGCTTGGAGAATAAAAGGTGCAATCGATGCCCTGGCAGATAATAATTTACCTTCTGCGGAAGGATCAATCGCTGATCTAAATAAACTTTTTGATGATGTATGGAAATCTTTACAACCATCAACCCGTACAATCATAGAAACCTGGGATAAGAAACTAGAAAATTATAAAGCAGAAGAATTTGTCTTTAAGGTCCGAGAGAAAGAAATTCGGATTCCGAATATTACGACGTCACTGAGTGGATTGAAGATTCCCAAAATATCTGTACCAAAATTTCGGAACTGGGGAGAGATTGTCCGTTGGTGTATGGTCGAAAATTTTCCTGGAGAATTTCCTTACACGGCTGGAGTCTATCCATTCAAAAGAACAGGTGAAGATCCGACCAGAATGTTCGCTGGTGAGGGCGGACCGGAGAGAACCAATAGACGTTTTCACTATCTCAATGCAGGAATGCCTGCAGCAAGATTGTCAACAGCATTTGACTCAGTAACTTTATACGGTGAAGACCCAGACACCCGACCAGATATCTACGGTAAGATTGGTAATTCTGGCGTAAGCATCGCAACATTAGATGATGCTAAGAAATTGTATTCAGGATTCGATTTATGCGATCCAGCAACATCAGTCTCTATGACTATCAACGGGCCCGCTCCTATGCTACTTGCCTTTTTCTTGAATGCAGCCATAGATCAACAATGCGAGAAGTTCATACACGCTAATGGAATGTTAGATGATATTGTTCGAAAAAAGCAAGAAATATTTTCTATTAGAGGAGTTGATCTACCGCAATATTCAGGCCTGCTTCCCGAAGGAAACAACGGACTAGGTCTACTGCTTCTTGGAATCACTGGTGATATGGTATTGCCAAGAGAGACATATGAGAAAATTAAATCGCATACTCTGAATACAGTTCGAGGAACTGTTCAAGCAGATATTTTAAAAGAAGATCAAGCTCAAAACACATGTATATTCTCTACAGAATTTGCATTAAGAATGATGGGTGATATTCAAGAATATTTTATTACAGAAAAAGTCAGAAATTTCTATTCGGTATCCATCTCTGGATACCATATAGCAGAAGCAGGTGCAAATCCAATCACGCAAGTTGCCTTCACTCTGGCAAACGGTTTTACATTTGTCGAATATTACCTAAGCCGTGGTCTAAACATCAATGATTTTGCTCCGAATCTATCCTTTTTCTTTTCTAATGGAATAGATCCAGAATACTCAGTAATTGGTAGAGTGGCGAGAAGAATCTGGGCTAAGGCAATGTTGTATAAGTACCGAGCCAATGATAGATCTCAAATGCTTAAATATCATATCCAGACATCTGGAAGATCGCTCCATGCTCAAGAAATTGCCTTTAACGATATTCGAACAACATTACAAGCATTATATGCAATTTATGACAATTGCAACTCTTTGCATACAAATGCATATGATGAAGCAATCACAACTCCAACTGAAGAAAGCGTGCGTCGTGCGGTCGCAATTCAATTAATTATTAACAAAGAATTGGGATTAGCAAAGAATGAAAATTCTCTACAAGGATCATACATAATTGAAGAACTTACTGATCTGGTAGAAAAAGCGATACTTACGGAATTCGATCGAATTTCCGAGCGTGGAGGTGTTTTGGGTGCAATGGAAATGATGTATCAAAGAAATAAGATACAAGAAGAATCTCTTCATTATGAACATCTAAAACATACGGGAGAATTCCCGATCATTGGCGTGAACACATATCTATCCAATGAGGGAAGTCCCACTGTTATTCCAACCGAAGTGATTCGGTCTACCAATGAAGAAAAAGATCATCAGATCAAAAATCTAAATGATTTCAAAAAAGCCCATTCCAAGGAAGCCATGATTGCTTTGAAGGAATTGATGGAACAGGCCAGAACTAACAAAAATATTTTTAGTACGCTAATGGAAGCAGGTAAATATGCAACCTTGGGTGAAATATCCTCTTGTTTATATCACGTAGGTGGCCAATACCGCAGAAATATGTAG